In Sphingomonas sp. PAMC26645, one DNA window encodes the following:
- a CDS encoding MG2 domain-containing protein, protein MRFARLWAALAIVVAPVAAFGGDTPHVTLATPNISDGTITRFTVRFSAAIVPLGDPRAASPLKIECAVPGEGRWADQQTYVWDFAQPLPGGTRCTLATREGLKSAAGYGVDTESFTVDAGGPIVRAVLPGEGDIEEDQVFLVAANMLATRGSIAANAYCAVDGIGEKIAVDVLAPDLPGKLLAGLGNNYAVTNFLESAGLPKTIPADAASRQRALAGITALKCRRPLPPGRDMALVWGSNIASAGGKLAGADQRFDFTVRKPFTARFECSRVNTAAGCSPVEKAYLRFSAPVPMSAATQVRLTLADGKSVAPVFSDEEKTRATIEQIRFAAPLPFATRGNVSIPADLKDESGRILANSERFPLEVKFDEAPPLVKFAADFGILEAKQGGVLPVTVRNVEPSLQGQTAGIGGQRLRVGGTDGEIAAWLRRVEEAGKTDYQTIERKGAEPLQINHTGEKPLLFGSGGGGAGDPFKLDLPGKGKDFEVVGLPLGKPGFYVVELASPTLGRALLGRDVPRYVASAALVTDLAVHFEWGRDRSLAWVTRLSTGKPVANAVVQVSDSCTGKPLARGATDRSGGLMVARGLPEPETYGSCKGEGSPHPLMISARTGDDFSFTLTDWGEGIRPFDFDLSYGYSAATDIIHTVFDRALVRQGETIHMKHILRRPDARGFSLAPGFTGTLRLSHRGSDTQFEMPVTIGANGTGETVWTAPKGAPMGDYDLVFVVGDTTSESAQSFKVDEYRLPTMRASVTGPKTALIKPRTAQLDLFAGYLSGGGAPDLPVDVRIGWFAHSATPVGYDKFSFGGEPITEGVKPLDGEGEDAKTPLPPTQMLPATLGSDGTRRMTVDMPQTLPGTTDMQVEMDYRDANGETLTASKSIPIYASGVQLGVATDGWMMRADDLRLRFVALDTDGKPIKGQKLSVALYNRQILTARRRLIGGFYAYDNRMRTTKLSASCSATTDAQGLAQCKADPGVSGEIYAVVTTTDADGNVARAVKSVWLAGNDDWWFGGDNGDRMDVVPEKLTYASGETARFQVRMPFRSATALVSVEREGVLSSFVTELSGKDPVIEVPMDAAYAPDVYVSVLVVRGRVESGFWSWIHRIARTLGLSDTPEDAAEPTALVDLAKPAYRLGIAKVKVGWEGHTLAVAVKADRERYAPRGTANVAIQVRKPDGSPAREADVAFAAVDQALLQLAPNDSWNLLDAMMGDRPLSVLTATAQMQVVGKRHYGRKALEAGGGGGGGDLSGLNRENFQPVLLWKGHVPLDAQGRARVSVPLSDALSSFKLVVIATDGAQAFGTGSTDIRTAQDLSLYAGMPPLVRSGDFYGARFTLRNGSDRAMTVTANVDVFPRIAQGKPLTVTIPAGGAAPVAWNLTAPSGVDTLRWTVRARSNDGRATDQVTVTQDVIPAVPTEIWAATLAQVGETTLIPIAPPMGALPGRGSVDIRLADTLAPSLAGVRDYMSRYPFNCFEQRLSRIVVLGDMAGWATLAGEIPTYQAPDGLLRYFPGDSLQGSEALTAYVLSMTGAANLWLPPVQRARMIEAMKAVLDGRLRHEDYGDVRLTKVAALAALARQGDATAAMLGQIGMTPAEMPTASLADYITALTAIPGASTEAKAQAEAVLRTRLVFEGTRLDLSDSANASWWLMSSADEAANKATAAVLGRPGWQDDAPRLMVGTALRQSRGHWDTTTANAWGAIAARRFAQVYPAQAVTGTTMLSYAGRSVARGWPLAEPARTVSFPLAAAGPLRLAQGGGAGPWATVSISAAVPLRQPLFAGYRLTRKVDVVQARTPGRLTTGDVLRVTLAVEATAERNWVAISDPVPAGATVIGDLGGQSQLLQQGGAADGEGGGPSYVERGRDTWRAYFAWLPKGTTTVTYTVRLNGAGRFQMPPSRVEAMYSPAIRAAVPNQTMVVADR, encoded by the coding sequence ATGCGATTTGCGAGACTGTGGGCGGCGCTAGCGATCGTCGTCGCGCCGGTTGCCGCGTTCGGGGGCGATACGCCACACGTCACGCTTGCCACGCCCAACATCTCGGACGGCACGATCACACGCTTTACCGTGCGGTTCAGCGCCGCGATCGTCCCGCTGGGCGATCCGCGCGCCGCCTCGCCGCTGAAGATCGAGTGCGCAGTGCCGGGCGAAGGGCGCTGGGCGGATCAGCAGACCTATGTCTGGGACTTCGCGCAGCCCTTGCCGGGCGGAACGCGCTGTACGCTCGCGACGCGCGAAGGACTCAAGAGCGCGGCTGGATACGGCGTCGACACGGAGAGCTTCACCGTCGATGCCGGTGGTCCGATCGTCCGCGCGGTGCTGCCCGGCGAAGGCGATATCGAGGAGGATCAGGTGTTCCTGGTCGCCGCGAACATGCTCGCGACCCGTGGGTCGATCGCCGCCAACGCCTATTGCGCGGTCGACGGGATCGGCGAGAAGATCGCGGTCGACGTGCTCGCGCCCGATCTGCCCGGCAAGCTGCTCGCCGGGTTGGGCAACAACTACGCAGTCACTAATTTCCTCGAAAGCGCCGGGCTGCCCAAGACGATCCCCGCCGATGCCGCGTCGCGCCAGCGTGCACTGGCCGGCATTACAGCGCTGAAATGCCGTCGCCCCCTGCCGCCCGGCCGCGACATGGCGCTGGTCTGGGGTAGCAACATCGCCAGCGCCGGGGGCAAGCTCGCCGGCGCCGACCAGCGGTTCGACTTCACCGTTCGGAAACCCTTCACCGCGCGGTTCGAATGCTCGCGCGTCAACACCGCGGCGGGATGCAGCCCGGTCGAGAAGGCGTATCTGCGGTTCTCCGCGCCGGTCCCGATGAGCGCGGCGACGCAGGTCCGCCTGACGCTTGCCGACGGCAAGTCTGTCGCGCCCGTGTTCAGCGACGAGGAGAAGACCCGCGCGACGATCGAACAGATCAGGTTCGCGGCACCCTTGCCCTTCGCGACGCGTGGCAACGTGTCGATCCCCGCGGACCTCAAGGACGAAAGCGGCCGGATCCTTGCAAACAGCGAACGCTTTCCGCTCGAGGTGAAGTTCGACGAAGCCCCGCCGCTCGTCAAGTTCGCGGCTGATTTCGGCATCCTCGAGGCGAAACAGGGCGGCGTGCTGCCCGTTACCGTCCGCAACGTCGAGCCGTCGCTGCAAGGCCAGACCGCGGGCATCGGCGGCCAGCGGCTGCGCGTGGGCGGCACCGACGGCGAGATCGCTGCGTGGCTGCGGCGCGTCGAGGAGGCGGGCAAGACCGACTACCAGACGATCGAGCGCAAGGGCGCCGAGCCGCTCCAGATCAACCATACCGGTGAGAAGCCGCTGCTGTTCGGGAGCGGTGGCGGAGGCGCGGGCGATCCGTTCAAGCTCGATCTGCCGGGCAAGGGCAAGGATTTCGAGGTCGTCGGACTTCCGCTCGGCAAGCCCGGCTTCTACGTCGTCGAACTCGCCAGCCCGACGCTCGGCCGTGCGCTGCTCGGTCGCGACGTGCCGCGCTATGTCGCGAGCGCGGCGCTGGTCACCGATCTGGCCGTGCATTTCGAATGGGGACGCGATCGCTCGCTCGCCTGGGTCACGCGGCTGTCGACCGGCAAGCCGGTGGCGAACGCGGTGGTGCAGGTCAGCGACAGCTGCACGGGCAAGCCACTCGCGCGCGGCGCGACCGACAGGAGCGGCGGGCTGATGGTCGCGCGCGGGCTGCCCGAACCCGAGACCTATGGCAGCTGCAAGGGCGAGGGTTCGCCGCATCCACTAATGATCTCGGCGCGTACTGGCGACGATTTCAGCTTCACGCTGACCGACTGGGGCGAGGGCATCCGGCCGTTCGACTTCGACCTGTCCTATGGCTATTCGGCGGCGACCGACATCATCCACACCGTGTTCGATCGCGCTTTGGTCCGCCAGGGCGAGACGATCCACATGAAGCACATCCTGCGCCGCCCCGACGCGCGCGGCTTCTCGTTGGCGCCGGGCTTTACCGGCACGCTTCGGCTGTCGCATCGCGGCTCCGACACGCAGTTCGAGATGCCTGTGACGATCGGCGCCAACGGCACCGGCGAAACCGTCTGGACCGCCCCTAAGGGCGCGCCGATGGGGGATTACGACTTGGTCTTCGTCGTTGGCGACACCACCAGCGAGTCCGCGCAGTCGTTCAAGGTCGACGAATACCGCCTGCCGACGATGCGCGCGAGCGTGACCGGGCCGAAGACCGCATTGATCAAACCACGGACCGCGCAGCTCGATCTGTTCGCCGGCTATCTCTCGGGCGGCGGTGCTCCCGACTTGCCGGTCGACGTCCGCATCGGCTGGTTCGCGCACAGTGCGACGCCTGTCGGCTATGACAAGTTCAGCTTCGGCGGCGAACCGATCACCGAGGGCGTCAAGCCGCTCGACGGCGAGGGCGAGGATGCGAAGACGCCGTTGCCGCCGACGCAGATGTTGCCGGCGACGCTCGGCAGCGACGGTACGCGGCGGATGACCGTCGACATGCCGCAAACGCTGCCCGGCACGACCGATATGCAGGTCGAGATGGATTACCGCGATGCCAATGGCGAGACGCTGACTGCCTCGAAATCGATCCCGATCTACGCCTCGGGCGTGCAGCTCGGCGTCGCCACCGATGGCTGGATGATGCGCGCGGACGATCTGCGCCTGCGCTTCGTCGCGCTCGATACCGACGGCAAGCCGATCAAGGGGCAGAAGCTGTCGGTCGCGCTCTACAATCGCCAGATCCTGACCGCTCGGCGGCGGTTGATCGGTGGGTTCTATGCCTATGACAACCGGATGCGGACGACGAAGCTGTCGGCGTCGTGCAGCGCGACGACCGATGCGCAGGGGCTCGCGCAGTGCAAGGCGGATCCGGGCGTCTCGGGCGAGATCTACGCGGTCGTCACCACCACCGACGCCGACGGCAACGTCGCCCGCGCGGTTAAGTCGGTGTGGCTCGCGGGGAACGACGATTGGTGGTTCGGCGGCGACAATGGCGACCGGATGGATGTCGTTCCCGAGAAGCTCACCTATGCCTCGGGCGAGACCGCGCGGTTCCAGGTGCGGATGCCGTTCCGCTCCGCGACCGCTTTGGTCAGCGTCGAGCGCGAGGGCGTGTTGTCGAGCTTCGTGACCGAATTGTCGGGCAAGGACCCGGTGATCGAGGTGCCGATGGACGCGGCCTATGCGCCCGACGTCTATGTCTCGGTGCTGGTCGTGCGCGGGCGCGTGGAGAGCGGCTTCTGGAGCTGGATCCACCGCATCGCGCGAACGCTCGGGCTGTCGGATACGCCGGAGGACGCCGCCGAGCCGACCGCGCTGGTCGATCTTGCCAAGCCCGCCTACCGCCTCGGCATCGCCAAGGTGAAGGTCGGCTGGGAAGGCCATACGCTCGCCGTCGCGGTCAAGGCCGACCGCGAGCGTTATGCGCCGCGGGGCACGGCCAACGTCGCGATCCAGGTCCGGAAGCCCGATGGCAGCCCGGCACGCGAGGCCGATGTCGCGTTCGCCGCGGTCGACCAGGCGTTGCTGCAACTCGCGCCGAACGACAGCTGGAACCTCCTCGACGCGATGATGGGCGATCGGCCGCTATCGGTGCTGACCGCGACCGCGCAGATGCAGGTCGTCGGCAAGCGGCATTATGGACGCAAGGCGCTCGAAGCGGGTGGCGGCGGTGGTGGCGGCGACCTGTCGGGGCTCAACCGCGAGAATTTCCAGCCGGTATTGCTGTGGAAGGGGCATGTCCCGCTCGATGCGCAAGGGCGTGCGCGCGTGTCCGTGCCGCTGTCGGATGCGCTGTCGTCGTTCAAGCTGGTCGTGATCGCCACCGACGGTGCGCAGGCGTTCGGTACCGGCAGCACCGACATCCGCACCGCGCAGGATCTGTCGCTCTATGCCGGGATGCCGCCGCTGGTCCGCTCGGGCGATTTCTACGGCGCGCGGTTCACGCTGCGCAACGGATCGGATCGCGCGATGACAGTCACGGCGAACGTCGATGTCTTCCCGCGGATCGCGCAGGGCAAGCCGCTGACCGTCACCATTCCCGCGGGTGGTGCGGCACCGGTGGCGTGGAACCTCACCGCGCCGTCCGGAGTCGATACGTTGCGCTGGACGGTGCGCGCGAGGAGTAACGACGGCCGCGCGACGGATCAGGTGACGGTGACGCAGGACGTCATCCCGGCGGTGCCGACCGAGATCTGGGCGGCAACGCTCGCGCAGGTCGGTGAGACTACGCTGATCCCGATCGCGCCGCCGATGGGGGCGCTGCCGGGTCGTGGCAGCGTCGACATCCGCCTTGCCGATACGCTGGCGCCGTCGCTTGCCGGGGTCCGCGACTATATGAGCCGCTATCCGTTCAACTGTTTCGAACAGCGGCTGTCGCGGATCGTCGTGCTCGGCGACATGGCGGGCTGGGCGACGCTCGCGGGCGAGATCCCGACCTATCAGGCGCCCGATGGCCTGCTCCGGTATTTCCCCGGTGACAGCCTGCAGGGGTCCGAGGCACTGACCGCCTATGTGCTGTCGATGACGGGCGCGGCGAACCTGTGGCTGCCGCCGGTCCAGCGCGCGCGGATGATCGAGGCGATGAAGGCGGTGCTCGACGGGCGCTTGCGGCATGAGGATTACGGCGATGTCCGCCTGACCAAGGTCGCGGCACTGGCGGCCTTGGCGCGGCAGGGCGACGCGACGGCAGCGATGCTCGGCCAGATCGGCATGACGCCCGCGGAAATGCCGACCGCGAGCCTCGCCGACTATATCACCGCGCTGACCGCGATCCCCGGCGCGTCGACCGAGGCCAAGGCGCAGGCCGAGGCGGTGTTGCGCACGCGCCTCGTGTTCGAGGGCACCCGGCTCGATCTGTCGGACTCGGCCAACGCGTCGTGGTGGCTGATGTCGTCGGCGGACGAGGCCGCGAACAAGGCGACCGCGGCGGTGCTCGGGCGGCCGGGTTGGCAGGACGATGCGCCGCGGCTGATGGTCGGCACGGCGCTGCGCCAGTCGCGCGGGCATTGGGATACGACCACCGCCAACGCCTGGGGTGCGATCGCCGCGCGGCGGTTCGCGCAGGTCTATCCGGCGCAGGCGGTCACGGGGACGACGATGCTGTCTTACGCAGGGCGGAGCGTCGCACGCGGCTGGCCGCTGGCGGAACCCGCGCGGACGGTATCGTTCCCGCTGGCCGCCGCCGGACCACTGCGGTTGGCACAAGGCGGCGGGGCGGGGCCGTGGGCGACCGTGTCGATCTCCGCGGCCGTGCCGCTGCGGCAACCGCTGTTCGCGGGCTATCGCCTGACGCGGAAAGTCGACGTCGTGCAGGCGCGCACACCAGGGCGGCTGACGACGGGCGACGTGCTCCGCGTGACGCTCGCGGTCGAGGCGACCGCCGAGCGCAACTGGGTCGCGATCAGCGATCCGGTGCCCGCCGGCGCAACCGTGATCGGCGATCTCGGCGGCCAGTCGCAACTGCTCCAGCAAGGCGGCGCGGCAGATGGTGAGGGTGGCGGTCCGAGCTACGTCGAACGCGGCCGCGATACGTGGCGCGCCTATTTCGCCTGGCTGCCCAAGGGGACCACCACCGTGACGTACACGGTGCGGCTCAACGGTGCCGGCCGGTTCCAGATGCCGCCAAGCCGGGTCGAGGCGATGTATTCGCCGGCAATTCGCGCCGCGGTGCCGAACCAGACGATGGTCGTCGCGGATCGATGA